One Candidatus Omnitrophota bacterium genomic region harbors:
- a CDS encoding tetratricopeptide repeat protein has protein sequence MRARSYFLIPVFILIVLSLFAADTFAGLVDDQAMAKGDDYYKKMKYDQAILEFGKVIALAPRDSSGYVNRGLAYRAKGDFDKAIADFDKALEIDPSDHTVYNDRGKAYEYKGYLIKALSDFSKAIKINTRYAQAYYNRGLVYQKKSHYEQAIADYNKAIAINPREYIFYLSRGVAYYYQGNLEKAIEDWSRLNRKDVQSPVRIKIPFVAGDK, from the coding sequence ATGAGAGCGAGAAGCTATTTTCTGATCCCGGTTTTTATCCTTATTGTTTTATCTTTGTTTGCCGCGGATACCTTTGCCGGGCTTGTTGATGATCAGGCTATGGCAAAAGGGGATGATTATTATAAGAAAATGAAGTATGACCAGGCCATATTGGAGTTCGGCAAGGTTATCGCGCTCGCTCCCCGGGATTCCTCCGGTTATGTCAATCGCGGGCTTGCCTACCGGGCCAAAGGGGATTTTGACAAGGCGATCGCTGATTTTGACAAAGCCCTGGAGATCGATCCCTCGGATCATACGGTATATAATGACCGCGGCAAGGCTTATGAATACAAAGGATACCTGATCAAGGCCCTGAGCGATTTCAGCAAGGCGATAAAGATCAATACCCGTTACGCGCAAGCGTATTATAACCGCGGGTTGGTCTATCAGAAGAAGTCGCATTATGAGCAGGCTATCGCTGATTACAACAAGGCTATCGCCATAAATCCACGGGAATACATCTTTTATTTGAGCCGGGGCGTGGCTTATTATTATCAAGGAAACCTGGAAAAGGCGATCGAGGATTGGAGCCGGCTTAACCGCAAAGATGTCCAGAGCCCGGTCAGGATAAAGATCCCTTTTGTGGCCGGGGATAAATAA
- a CDS encoding DUF4019 domain-containing protein produces the protein MRKISLALWAIFGLCVAFFIYTRIAYFIEARTVLPQARGFVGKFYARYNARDFGYIYDKLSAAKFKKNISRPDFDKLMGIVYANLGKAKSAKLTGWNIRHSKGALYCDMRYRITHDNAEAKENFTLIRYQGAWLLSGYHINSKNLILKK, from the coding sequence ATGCGAAAGATCTCACTTGCGTTATGGGCTATATTCGGACTCTGCGTTGCGTTTTTTATCTATACAAGGATCGCGTATTTTATCGAGGCCAGAACGGTCCTGCCGCAGGCCCGGGGGTTCGTCGGTAAATTCTACGCAAGGTATAACGCCAGGGATTTCGGTTACATATATGACAAGCTTTCTGCCGCGAAATTCAAGAAGAATATAAGCCGCCCGGATTTCGATAAACTAATGGGCATTGTGTACGCCAATCTGGGCAAGGCTAAAAGCGCCAAGTTGACCGGCTGGAATATCCGGCATTCCAAGGGCGCGCTTTATTGCGATATGCGCTATCGGATAACGCATGACAACGCTGAGGCTAAAGAGAATTTTACCCTGATTCGTTACCAGGGGGCGTGGCTTTTGTCAGGCTACCATATTAATTCGAAGAACCTGATCCTAAAAAAATAA
- a CDS encoding cupin domain-containing protein, protein MLVRDLKQCPEFVAGDGSVLRELLHPDKADLRIGYSLARAAVKPGQVTIPHRLKTSEVYYILNGKGVMYINGRSRKVLPGCAVYIPPGARQYIKNTGRQSLLFLCIVDPAWRKEDEKVFV, encoded by the coding sequence ATGCTCGTCAGGGATCTTAAGCAGTGCCCGGAATTCGTCGCCGGTGACGGCTCGGTTTTGAGGGAATTGCTCCATCCGGATAAGGCGGATCTGCGCATCGGGTACAGCCTGGCGCGCGCCGCGGTAAAGCCCGGGCAGGTCACCATCCCACACCGGCTTAAAACATCCGAGGTGTATTATATACTCAACGGCAAAGGCGTTATGTATATCAACGGGAGGTCACGCAAGGTGCTGCCTGGCTGCGCGGTTTATATCCCTCCGGGAGCGCGGCAATATATAAAGAATACAGGACGGCAAAGCCTGCTTTTTTTGTGCATAGTAGATCCTGCCTGGCGCAAGGAAGATGAGAAAGTCTTTGTCTGA